A single region of the Pseudomonas granadensis genome encodes:
- a CDS encoding FadR/GntR family transcriptional regulator encodes MITTSTVVNSVVEKLRAALARGQWRCGEMLPGQRELAEQLGISRPSLREAVIVLETLGLVRSMPGKGVVVLDAQLSDNPNHDSAVAGASLEDVLQLRYTLEPFIVGLVAQSISSKEVGQLRLTLMDMREALEAGDSEAGVSAYIAFHEELFTLTSNPIFQSVVQQTSNALKQSAEVLRNSPEHLAERLEENEAVVRAIRSKNSAQASAEMRRHILREGRRMGIELNIPEDNLPH; translated from the coding sequence GTGATTACAACTTCAACCGTCGTCAACTCAGTGGTGGAAAAGCTCCGCGCGGCGCTGGCCCGTGGTCAGTGGCGCTGCGGTGAAATGCTGCCGGGCCAGCGTGAACTGGCCGAACAATTGGGTATCAGCCGGCCGAGCCTGCGCGAAGCCGTGATCGTTCTGGAAACCCTTGGCCTGGTGCGCTCGATGCCGGGCAAGGGCGTGGTGGTGCTCGATGCGCAACTGAGCGACAACCCAAACCACGACAGTGCCGTCGCCGGCGCCAGCCTCGAAGACGTGCTGCAACTGCGCTACACCCTCGAGCCGTTCATTGTTGGCCTCGTCGCGCAATCGATCAGCAGCAAGGAAGTCGGGCAGTTGCGCCTGACCCTGATGGACATGCGCGAAGCCCTCGAAGCGGGCGACAGCGAAGCCGGCGTCAGCGCCTACATCGCTTTCCACGAGGAGCTGTTCACCCTGACTTCGAACCCGATTTTCCAAAGTGTTGTTCAGCAGACCAGCAACGCGCTCAAGCAAAGCGCCGAAGTGCTGCGCAATTCTCCCGAGCACCTGGCCGAACGTCTGGAAGAAAACGAAGCGGTGGTCCGCGCGATCCGCAGCAAGAACAGCGCCCAGGCCAGCGCCGAAATGCGTCGGCACATTCTGCGAGAAGGCCGGCGCATGGGCATCGAGCTGAATATCCCGGAAGACAACTTGCCCCACTGA
- the morA gene encoding cyclic di-GMP receptor MorA — MSNVTPPASVSSTPAAPGSSLRGTLKGALATLVLLLLALLFWQLLDQLRETQKNQRQYTIDYTADLAAQVSLNMALNAQIALNLLPIVEQPQSADEQQALLRKLQQSLPDLRSMALLSPSGRIISDSAANSDDADYLTELVRRSRAQAHYFSNADDGSVVHLLLHQASGSTRGYWALRLTPTFFDSLTKQGEAGLRPLWLVENRVNHQIISRDKAQPSTKPGVLTPDDLANTVLTVPLSSSDWQLRGLFDRQRVLEELLPAFIGKCLLGLAFSMLPVIALLNMRRRQRQLHEGRRRYQDIFEGTGVALCVLDLSGLKQAFAKAQIQSSDQLKAWLDQPQQCQQLLQELRVTEVNQVALQLLNVNSCEHAWQLLIAGQPHQHCVIGQQILDAVLLQQDQLELEIKLPDGNGRDQHLWMVLRLPNEQDDYKAVILSINDITSRKLIELSLLEREGFWSDVVRTVPDHLYVQDVISQRMIFSNHHLGQTLGYNRSELHQMGEYFWEILLHPEDADHYHRSRQLQRHAGYSQLLQCQLRFRHRDGKWRRFDIREQALARDKHDQVTRIIGVAKDITEQIEASESLRDSEQRYRMLAESISDVIFSTDSKLSLNYVSPSVQAVLGYNAEWIFQNGWQSTIANPQQLSGIYTLMDRVSKALDKPEQLTLLRSQVQTQLFLFDCLRADGRKIPIELRLVLVWDEHGAFEGVLGVGRDISQQRRAEKDLRMAATVFEHSTSAILITDPAGYIVQANEAFSRVSGYAVGEVLDQLPNMLTVDEQQDAHLRYVLKQLHEHSTWEGEVWMKRRNGEHYPAWVGITAVLDDEGDLASYVCFFSDISERKASEQRIHRLAYYDALTHLPNRTLFQDRLHTALQAAERQKSWVVLMFLDLDRFKPINDSLGHAAGDRMLKDMATRLLACVGEDDTVARMGGDEFTLLLQHRSSRELALNRAIHVAEQILGSLVRPFVLEGREFFVTASIGIALSPQDGNELSQLMKNADTAMYHAKERGKNNFQFYQADMNASALERLELESDLRHALEQNEFVLYYQPQFSGDGKRLTGAEALLRWRHPRRGLVPPGDFIPVLEELGLVVDVGDWVISEACRQLKTWHQQRVRVPKVSVNISARQFSDGQLGTRIATILRETGLPPACLELELTESILMREVSEAMQILAGLKNLGLSIAVDDFGTGYSSLNYLKQFPIDVLKIDRTFVDGLPSGEQDAQIARAIIAMAHSLNLAVIAEGVETHEQLDFLREHGCDEVQGYLFGRPMPAGRFEAQFSNDALFMFD, encoded by the coding sequence TTGTCCAACGTCACTCCGCCAGCTTCTGTGAGCAGCACCCCAGCGGCGCCCGGCTCGTCCCTGCGCGGCACATTGAAGGGTGCGCTGGCGACGCTCGTGCTTTTATTGCTGGCGCTGCTGTTCTGGCAACTGCTCGATCAACTGCGCGAAACTCAGAAAAACCAGCGCCAGTACACCATCGACTACACCGCCGACCTTGCCGCCCAGGTCAGCCTGAACATGGCGCTGAACGCGCAAATCGCCCTCAATCTGCTACCGATCGTCGAACAACCGCAATCAGCCGACGAACAGCAGGCGCTGTTGCGCAAGCTCCAGCAATCGCTGCCCGATCTGCGCAGCATGGCGTTGCTCAGCCCATCCGGGCGGATCATCAGCGACAGCGCCGCGAACAGCGACGACGCCGACTACCTCACCGAACTGGTCCGGCGCAGCCGCGCCCAGGCACATTATTTCAGCAACGCCGACGATGGCTCAGTGGTGCACCTGTTGCTGCATCAGGCCAGCGGCAGCACGCGTGGTTATTGGGCGCTGCGCCTGACGCCGACGTTTTTCGATTCACTGACCAAACAGGGTGAAGCCGGCCTGCGTCCGCTGTGGCTGGTGGAAAATCGCGTCAACCATCAGATCATCAGCCGCGACAAAGCGCAGCCGTCGACCAAACCCGGCGTACTGACCCCGGACGACCTGGCCAACACCGTGTTGACCGTGCCGCTGAGCAGCAGCGACTGGCAGTTGCGCGGCCTGTTCGACCGCCAGCGGGTGCTCGAAGAACTGTTGCCGGCGTTCATCGGCAAATGCCTGCTGGGCCTGGCGTTTTCGATGTTGCCGGTGATCGCGCTGCTGAACATGCGTCGGCGTCAGCGCCAACTGCATGAAGGGCGCCGCCGTTATCAGGACATTTTCGAAGGCACCGGCGTGGCCCTCTGCGTGCTCGATCTGTCGGGACTCAAGCAGGCGTTCGCCAAGGCGCAGATCCAGAGCAGCGACCAGCTCAAGGCCTGGCTCGACCAGCCGCAGCAATGCCAACAGTTGCTTCAGGAATTGCGCGTCACCGAGGTCAATCAGGTCGCACTGCAACTGCTCAACGTCAATTCCTGCGAGCACGCCTGGCAATTGCTGATCGCCGGCCAACCGCATCAGCACTGCGTCATCGGCCAGCAAATTCTCGATGCGGTTTTGCTGCAGCAGGATCAGCTGGAGCTGGAAATCAAACTGCCGGACGGCAACGGTCGCGACCAACATCTGTGGATGGTGCTGCGCCTGCCCAACGAGCAAGACGATTACAAAGCGGTGATCCTCAGCATCAACGACATCACCAGCCGCAAGCTGATCGAACTGTCGCTGCTCGAGCGCGAGGGTTTCTGGTCGGATGTGGTGCGCACCGTGCCGGACCATCTCTATGTGCAGGATGTGATCAGCCAGCGGATGATTTTCAGCAACCATCACCTCGGCCAGACGCTGGGCTACAACCGCAGCGAACTGCATCAGATGGGCGAATACTTCTGGGAAATCCTGCTGCATCCGGAAGATGCCGACCACTACCATCGCTCGCGGCAGCTGCAGCGCCACGCCGGTTACAGCCAGTTGCTGCAGTGCCAGTTGCGTTTCCGTCATCGCGACGGCAAGTGGCGGCGCTTCGACATTCGCGAACAGGCACTGGCGCGGGACAAACACGATCAGGTCACCCGAATCATCGGCGTGGCCAAGGACATCACCGAGCAGATCGAGGCCAGCGAATCCCTGCGCGACAGCGAGCAGCGTTACCGGATGCTCGCCGAAAGCATCAGCGACGTGATCTTCTCCACCGACAGCAAGCTCTCGCTGAACTATGTGAGCCCGTCGGTGCAAGCGGTGCTGGGTTACAACGCCGAGTGGATTTTCCAGAACGGCTGGCAATCGACCATCGCCAACCCGCAGCAATTGAGCGGCATCTACACGCTCATGGATCGCGTCAGCAAAGCCCTGGACAAGCCCGAACAACTGACCCTGCTGCGCAGTCAGGTGCAGACGCAACTGTTTCTGTTCGACTGCCTGCGGGCCGATGGCCGCAAGATCCCCATCGAACTGCGCCTGGTGCTGGTCTGGGACGAACATGGCGCCTTCGAAGGCGTGCTCGGCGTCGGCCGCGACATCAGCCAGCAGCGCCGCGCCGAAAAAGACCTGCGCATGGCTGCCACGGTCTTCGAGCACTCGACCTCGGCGATCCTGATCACCGACCCGGCCGGTTACATCGTCCAGGCCAACGAAGCGTTCAGCCGCGTCAGCGGCTACGCAGTGGGCGAAGTGCTCGACCAGTTGCCGAACATGCTCACCGTCGATGAACAGCAGGACGCGCACCTGCGCTACGTGCTCAAGCAACTGCACGAGCACAGCACCTGGGAAGGCGAAGTCTGGATGAAACGCCGTAACGGCGAGCACTACCCGGCGTGGGTCGGGATTACGGCGGTGCTCGACGACGAGGGCGATCTGGCCAGTTACGTGTGTTTCTTCAGCGACATCAGCGAGCGCAAGGCCAGCGAACAGCGGATTCACCGCCTCGCCTACTACGACGCCCTGACCCATCTGCCCAATCGCACGCTGTTTCAGGATCGCCTGCACACCGCGCTGCAAGCGGCTGAACGGCAGAAGTCGTGGGTGGTGCTGATGTTCCTCGATCTTGACCGGTTCAAACCGATCAACGACTCCCTCGGCCACGCCGCTGGCGATCGCATGCTCAAGGACATGGCCACCCGCCTGCTGGCCTGCGTCGGTGAAGACGACACCGTGGCGCGCATGGGCGGCGATGAATTCACCCTGCTGTTGCAGCATCGTTCCAGCCGCGAACTGGCGCTGAACCGGGCGATTCACGTCGCCGAGCAGATCCTTGGCAGTCTGGTGCGGCCGTTCGTGCTCGAAGGGCGCGAGTTCTTTGTCACCGCGAGTATCGGCATCGCCCTCAGTCCGCAGGACGGCAACGAGCTCAGCCAGTTGATGAAGAATGCCGACACGGCGATGTACCACGCCAAGGAGCGCGGCAAGAACAACTTCCAGTTCTACCAGGCCGACATGAACGCCAGTGCGCTGGAGCGTCTGGAGCTGGAAAGCGACTTGCGCCACGCGCTGGAGCAGAACGAATTCGTCCTGTATTACCAGCCGCAGTTCAGCGGCGACGGCAAACGCCTGACCGGCGCCGAAGCGCTGCTGCGCTGGCGCCATCCGCGTCGCGGACTGGTGCCGCCGGGGGATTTCATACCGGTGCTGGAAGAACTCGGGCTGGTGGTCGATGTGGGCGACTGGGTGATCAGCGAAGCCTGCCGCCAGTTGAAAACCTGGCACCAGCAACGGGTGCGCGTGCCGAAGGTGTCGGTGAACATCTCGGCGCGGCAGTTCTCCGACGGCCAGCTCGGCACGCGCATCGCCACGATCCTGCGCGAAACCGGCCTGCCGCCGGCGTGTCTGGAGCTGGAACTGACCGAAAGTATCCTGATGCGCGAAGTCAGCGAGGCGATGCAGATTCTCGCTGGCCTGAAAAATCTTGGCCTGAGCATCGCCGTTGACGACTTCGGTACCGGTTATTCATCGCTCAACTACCTCAAGCAGTTCCCGATCGATGTGCTGAAAATCGACCGCACCTTCGTCGATGGCCTGCCCTCGGGCGAACAGGACGCGCAAATCGCCCGGGCGATCATCGCCATGGCCCACAGCCTGAACCTGGCGGTAATCGCCGAGGGCGTGGAAACCCACGAGCAACTGGACTTCCTGCGCGAGCACGGTTGCGACGAGGTGCAAGGCTATCTGTTTGGCCGGCCGATGCCGGCAGGACGGTTCGAGGCGCAGTTCAGTAATGACGCGCTCTTCATGTTCGACTGA
- a CDS encoding C4-dicarboxylate transporter DctA yields the protein MLRWCSRSIFLQVVLGLMLGIVCGLTLPEYSAQLKPLGDGFIKLIKMLIGLIVFCVVVSGISGAGDLKKVGRIGLKSVIYFEVLTTIALVIGLVFAFSTGIGSGANIHLEQLSTADMGDLAERGQHMHTTTQFLMDLIPTSVIGAFADNNILQVLLFSVLFGSALNLVGEAASGISRLINELSHVIFRIMGMIVRLAPIGVFGAIAFTTSQYGLDSLQHLGSLVGLFYLTCIAFVSVILGVVMRASGLRMWPLLKYLREELLIVMGTASSDAVLPQIMRKLEHLGIGSSTVGLVIPTGYSFNLDGFSIYLTLAIVFIANATGTPLAMTDLLTILLVSLITSKGAHGIPGSALVILAATLTAIPAIPVVGLVLVLAVDWFMGIGRALTNLIGNCVATVAIARWEKDIDVQRANKVLNGEQGYNFQPRKTVAQAAAKEF from the coding sequence ATGCTCAGATGGTGCTCGCGTTCAATCTTCCTCCAAGTGGTTCTCGGACTGATGCTCGGCATCGTCTGCGGGCTGACCCTCCCTGAATACTCGGCCCAGCTCAAACCGCTCGGCGACGGTTTCATCAAACTGATCAAGATGCTCATCGGCCTGATCGTGTTCTGCGTGGTGGTCAGCGGCATCAGTGGCGCGGGCGACCTGAAGAAGGTCGGCCGCATCGGCCTCAAGTCGGTGATCTACTTCGAAGTGCTGACCACTATCGCCCTGGTGATCGGCCTGGTGTTTGCCTTCAGCACCGGCATCGGCAGCGGCGCGAATATTCACCTGGAGCAACTGTCCACCGCTGACATGGGTGACCTCGCCGAGCGCGGCCAGCACATGCACACCACCACGCAGTTCCTGATGGACCTGATCCCGACCTCGGTGATCGGTGCCTTCGCCGACAACAACATTCTGCAGGTGCTGCTGTTCTCGGTGCTGTTTGGCAGCGCGTTGAATCTGGTCGGCGAAGCAGCGTCGGGGATCTCGCGACTGATCAACGAACTGAGCCATGTGATCTTCCGCATCATGGGCATGATCGTGCGTCTGGCGCCGATCGGCGTGTTCGGCGCCATCGCCTTCACTACCAGCCAATATGGCCTGGATTCGCTGCAGCATCTGGGCAGCCTGGTCGGCCTGTTCTACCTGACCTGTATCGCATTTGTCAGCGTGATTCTTGGTGTGGTGATGCGTGCTTCCGGCCTGCGCATGTGGCCGCTGCTCAAGTACCTGCGCGAAGAATTGCTGATCGTCATGGGGACCGCGTCCTCCGATGCCGTGCTGCCGCAGATCATGCGCAAGCTTGAACATCTGGGCATCGGCAGTTCCACCGTCGGGCTGGTGATTCCGACCGGGTACTCGTTCAACCTCGACGGTTTTTCGATCTACCTGACCCTGGCCATCGTGTTCATCGCCAATGCCACGGGTACACCGCTGGCGATGACCGATCTGCTGACGATTTTGCTGGTGTCGCTGATCACCTCCAAAGGTGCCCACGGCATTCCCGGTTCGGCGCTGGTGATTCTGGCGGCAACGCTGACCGCCATTCCGGCGATCCCGGTGGTTGGTCTGGTGCTGGTGCTCGCGGTGGACTGGTTCATGGGCATCGGCCGCGCGCTGACCAACCTGATCGGCAACTGCGTCGCCACCGTCGCTATCGCCCGGTGGGAAAAGGACATCGACGTGCAACGCGCCAACAAGGTGCTCAACGGCGAACAGGGCTATAACTTCCAGCCGAGAAAAACCGTCGCCCAGGCGGCGGCCAAAGAATTTTGA
- the glyA gene encoding serine hydroxymethyltransferase has product MFSRDLTIAKYDADLFAAMEQEAQRQEEHIELIASENYTSPAVMEAQGSVLTNKYAEGYPGKRYYGGCEYVDVVEQLAIDRAKELFGADYANVQPHAGSQANAAVYLALLSAGDTILGMSLAHGGHLTHGASVSSSGKLYNAVQYGIDANGLIDYDEVERLAVEHKPKMIVAGFSAYSQILDFPRFRAIADKVGAYLFVDMAHVAGLVAAGVYPNPVPFADVVTTTTHKTLRGPRGGLILARANADIEKKLNSAVFPGAQGGPLEHVIAAKAICFKEALQPEFKVYQQQVVKNAQAMASVFIERGFDVVSGGTENHLFLLSLIKQEISGKDADAALGKAFITVNKNSVPNDPRSPFVTSGLRFGTPAVTTRGFKEAECKELAGWICDILADLNNEAVIDAVREKVKAICKKLPVYGA; this is encoded by the coding sequence ATGTTCAGCCGTGATTTGACTATTGCCAAGTACGACGCCGACCTTTTTGCCGCCATGGAGCAAGAAGCTCAGCGTCAGGAAGAACACATCGAGCTGATCGCTTCGGAAAACTACACCAGCCCAGCGGTGATGGAAGCTCAAGGCTCGGTCCTGACCAACAAGTACGCCGAAGGCTACCCGGGCAAGCGCTACTACGGTGGTTGCGAGTACGTCGACGTGGTCGAGCAACTGGCCATCGACCGCGCCAAGGAACTGTTCGGCGCCGATTACGCCAACGTTCAACCGCACGCCGGTTCGCAAGCCAACGCTGCCGTGTACCTGGCCCTGCTGTCGGCCGGTGACACCATTCTGGGCATGAGCCTGGCCCACGGCGGTCACCTGACCCACGGCGCCAGCGTTTCCTCCTCGGGCAAGCTGTACAACGCCGTGCAGTACGGCATCGACGCCAACGGCCTGATCGATTACGACGAAGTCGAGCGCCTGGCGGTCGAGCACAAGCCGAAAATGATCGTGGCCGGTTTCTCTGCCTACTCGCAGATCCTCGACTTCCCGCGCTTTCGCGCCATCGCTGACAAAGTCGGTGCCTACCTGTTCGTCGACATGGCCCACGTGGCCGGTCTGGTCGCCGCTGGCGTCTACCCGAACCCGGTGCCGTTCGCTGATGTCGTCACCACCACCACGCACAAGACCCTGCGCGGCCCACGTGGCGGTCTGATCCTGGCGCGCGCCAACGCCGACATCGAGAAGAAGCTCAACTCCGCAGTATTCCCTGGCGCCCAGGGTGGCCCGCTGGAGCACGTGATCGCCGCCAAGGCGATCTGCTTCAAGGAAGCGCTGCAGCCTGAGTTCAAGGTCTACCAGCAACAAGTGGTGAAAAACGCCCAGGCCATGGCCAGCGTATTCATCGAGCGCGGTTTCGACGTGGTTTCGGGCGGTACTGAAAACCACCTGTTCCTGCTGTCGCTGATCAAGCAGGAAATCTCCGGTAAAGACGCCGACGCCGCGCTGGGCAAAGCGTTCATCACTGTGAACAAGAACTCCGTGCCTAACGATCCACGTTCGCCGTTCGTCACCTCCGGCCTGCGTTTCGGTACCCCGGCTGTGACCACTCGCGGCTTCAAGGAAGCCGAGTGCAAAGAGCTGGCCGGCTGGATCTGCGACATCCTGGCAGACCTGAACAACGAAGCGGTGATCGACGCCGTTCGTGAGAAAGTCAAAGCCATCTGCAAGAAACTGCCGGTATACGGCGCGTAA